A single window of Taeniopygia guttata chromosome 1, bTaeGut7.mat, whole genome shotgun sequence DNA harbors:
- the HEMK2 gene encoding methyltransferase N6AMT1 isoform X2, translating to MRAGMALPTPRYGPLGPRGPFRDVYEPAEDTFLLLDALERDAGSLRGARVDICLEIGSGSGVVSTFLASSILGPSALYICTDINPMAAYCTQDTALLNNVHLQPVITDLVKSCGIEASWAGGKQGREVMDRVFPLVPDLLSPGGLFYMVTIKENNPDEILEIMKKSGLKGTQVLSRQAGQEMLTILRFRKS from the exons ATGCGGGCCGGGATGGCGCTGCCCACCCCGCGGTACGGGCCGCTGGGCCCGCGGGGGCCCTTTCGGGACGTGTACGAGCCGGCCGAGGACACCTTCCTGCTGCTCGATGCGCTGGAGCGGGACGCGGGCAGCCTGCGGGGGGCTCG AGTCGACATCTGCCTTGAAATAGGATCTGGATCTGGTGTAGTTTCAACATTTCTGGCTTCTTCCATCCTTGGACCCAGTGCACTGTACAT ATGCACAGATATCAACCCCATGGCAGCTTACTGTACCCAGGACACAGCTCTCCTTAACAATGTTCACCTGCAGCCTGTCATCACTGACTTG GTGAAAAGCTGTGGAATAGAGGCAtcctgggctgggggcaaacaGGGCAGAGAAGTAATGGATAGGGTTTTCCCATTAGTACCAGACCTGCTTTCACCAGGAGGATTATTCTACATGGTcacaattaaagaaaataatccag ATGAAATTCTGGAAATTATGAAGAAAAGTGGCTTAAAAGGCACACAAGTACTTTCCAGGCAAGCAGGACAAGAGATGCTGACAATCCTCAGATTTAGGAAATCTTGA
- the HEMK2 gene encoding methyltransferase N6AMT1 isoform X1: protein MRAGMALPTPRYGPLGPRGPFRDVYEPAEDTFLLLDALERDAGSLRGARVDICLEIGSGSGVVSTFLASSILGPSALYICTDINPMAAYCTQDTALLNNVHLQPVITDLVKGLSPRLNGKVDLLLFNPPYVVTPSEEVKSCGIEASWAGGKQGREVMDRVFPLVPDLLSPGGLFYMVTIKENNPDEILEIMKKSGLKGTQVLSRQAGQEMLTILRFRKS, encoded by the exons ATGCGGGCCGGGATGGCGCTGCCCACCCCGCGGTACGGGCCGCTGGGCCCGCGGGGGCCCTTTCGGGACGTGTACGAGCCGGCCGAGGACACCTTCCTGCTGCTCGATGCGCTGGAGCGGGACGCGGGCAGCCTGCGGGGGGCTCG AGTCGACATCTGCCTTGAAATAGGATCTGGATCTGGTGTAGTTTCAACATTTCTGGCTTCTTCCATCCTTGGACCCAGTGCACTGTACAT ATGCACAGATATCAACCCCATGGCAGCTTACTGTACCCAGGACACAGCTCTCCTTAACAATGTTCACCTGCAGCCTGTCATCACTGACTTG GTCAAAGGATTATCCCCAAGATTAAATGGGAAGGTTGATCTACTGCTGTTTAACCCACCATATGTGGTAACACCTTCTGAAGAG GTGAAAAGCTGTGGAATAGAGGCAtcctgggctgggggcaaacaGGGCAGAGAAGTAATGGATAGGGTTTTCCCATTAGTACCAGACCTGCTTTCACCAGGAGGATTATTCTACATGGTcacaattaaagaaaataatccag ATGAAATTCTGGAAATTATGAAGAAAAGTGGCTTAAAAGGCACACAAGTACTTTCCAGGCAAGCAGGACAAGAGATGCTGACAATCCTCAGATTTAGGAAATCTTGA
- the HEMK2 gene encoding methyltransferase N6AMT1 isoform X3: protein MRAGMALPTPRYGPLGPRGPFRDVYEPAEDTFLLLDALERDAGSLRGARHPECSRFRVDICLEIGSGSGVVSTFLASSILGPSALYICTDINPMAAYCTQDTALLNNVHLQPVITDLVKGLSPRLNGKVDLLLFNPPYVVTPSEEVKSCGIEASWAGGKQGREVMDRVFPLVPDLLSPGGLFYMVTIKENNPDEILEIMKKSGLKGTQVLSRQAGQEMLTILRFRKS from the exons ATGCGGGCCGGGATGGCGCTGCCCACCCCGCGGTACGGGCCGCTGGGCCCGCGGGGGCCCTTTCGGGACGTGTACGAGCCGGCCGAGGACACCTTCCTGCTGCTCGATGCGCTGGAGCGGGACGCGGGCAGCCTGCGGGGGGCTCG TCATCCAGAGTGTTCTCGCTTTAGAGTCGACATCTGCCTTGAAATAGGATCTGGATCTGGTGTAGTTTCAACATTTCTGGCTTCTTCCATCCTTGGACCCAGTGCACTGTACAT ATGCACAGATATCAACCCCATGGCAGCTTACTGTACCCAGGACACAGCTCTCCTTAACAATGTTCACCTGCAGCCTGTCATCACTGACTTG GTCAAAGGATTATCCCCAAGATTAAATGGGAAGGTTGATCTACTGCTGTTTAACCCACCATATGTGGTAACACCTTCTGAAGAG GTGAAAAGCTGTGGAATAGAGGCAtcctgggctgggggcaaacaGGGCAGAGAAGTAATGGATAGGGTTTTCCCATTAGTACCAGACCTGCTTTCACCAGGAGGATTATTCTACATGGTcacaattaaagaaaataatccag ATGAAATTCTGGAAATTATGAAGAAAAGTGGCTTAAAAGGCACACAAGTACTTTCCAGGCAAGCAGGACAAGAGATGCTGACAATCCTCAGATTTAGGAAATCTTGA